From a single Populus nigra chromosome 18, ddPopNigr1.1, whole genome shotgun sequence genomic region:
- the LOC133678205 gene encoding pentatricopeptide repeat-containing protein At4g38010 isoform X1, with protein sequence MSKIKHSLKRVLLDSIQRCKKLITFKKIHAQLITSGVVSNDFVVNRVVEFFAKDPNFVDYACDFLSEYDWKVSSFPFNALVSGYAIGDRPKTAFLVYRRIVKDGFLPDMFTFPAVLKSCAKFVGIGEGRQVHGVIIKMGFVCNIYVENSLVHFYSVCKSFGDASRVFDEMLVRDVVSWTGVISGYVRAGLFDEAVGLFLRMDVEPNAATFVSVLVACGRKGYLSVGKGIHGLSFKSAFGVGLEVSNALMDMYVKCGCLPGAKQVFDELAEKDIVSWTSIISGLVQCNCPKEALKLFQDMQSSGIEPDAIILTSVLSACARLGALDYGRWVHEHIDRKAIKWDIQIGTAMVDMYAKCGCIEMSMQIFNGMPHKNVLTWNALLNGLAMHGHAYKVLGLFEEMVRVGMRPNEVTFLAILTACCHCGLVNEGRQYFNWMKGQQYNLPPRLEHYGCMVDLLCRAGLLDEALELTKAMPMSPDVRIMGALLSACKENGNTELPQEILDRFVELDSHDSGVYVLLSNIHAINQRWDDVTRIRRLMKEKGIKKPPGSTVIELDGKAHEFIVGDTRHPQDKRIRLLLKILSDQIFLEEHREHSFFIQSHFCEVSRETEAAIMV encoded by the exons ATGAGCAAGATTAAGCATTCTCTGAAACGGGTTCTTTTAGACAGCATTCAGAGATGCAAAAAGTTGATAACTTTCAAGAAAATCCATGCACAGTTGATAACATCAGGGGTTGTTTCTAATGACTTTGTTGTCAACAGGGTTGTTGAGTTCTTTGCAAAAGATCCTAACTTTGTTGATTATGCATGTGATTTTTTGAGTGAATATGATTGGAAAGTTAGCTCATTTCCATTTAATGCCTTGGTTTCTGGTTACGCTATTGGTGATAGGCCCAAGACTGCATTCTTGGTTTATAGAAGGATAGTGAAAGATGGGTTTTTGCCTGATATGTTTACTTTCCCTGCTGTATTGAAATCATGTGCTAAGTTTGTGGGGATTGGTGAGGGTAGGCAGGTTCATGGGGTGATTATTAAGATGGGTTTTGTATGTAATATCTATGTTGAAAATTCTCTTGTTCATTTTTACAGTGTTTGTAAGAGTTTTGGTGATGCTAGCAgagtgtttgatgaaatgcttGTGAGAGATGTGGTTTCTTGGACTGGTGTTATATCAGGGTATGTGAGAGCAGGCTTGTTTGATGAGGCTGTGGGTTTGTTTTTGAGGATGGATGTTGAGCCAAATGCTGCAACTTTTGTTAGTGTATTAGTTGCCTGTGGGAGAAAGGGGTATTTGAGTGTAGGGAAGGGGATTCATGGGTTGAGTTTCAAGAGTGCGTTTGGGGTAGGTTTGGAGGTTAGCAATGCTCTCATGGATATGTATGTGAAGTGTGGGTGTTTGCCTGGAGCAAAACAAGTATTTGATGAGCTTGCTGAGAAGGACATTGTTTCCTGGACCAGTATTATAAGTGGATTGGTGCAATGCAATTGTCCCAAGGAGGCTTTGAAGTTGTTTCAGGATATGCAAAGCTCTGGTATTGAGCCTGATGCGATTATACTTACCAGTGTTCTTTCAGCCTGTGCCAGGCTTGGAGCTCTTGATTATGGCAGATGGGTTCATGAGCACATCGACCGCAAGGCAATCAAATGGGATATTCAGATTGGAACTGCTATGGTTGACATGTATGCAAAGTGTGGCTGTATAGAGATGTCAATGCAGATCTTTAATGGAATGCCTCATAAGAATGTTTTGACATGGAATGCATTGCTAAATGGCTTGGCTATGCACGGGCATGCCTACAAGGTACTTGGACTTTTCGAAGAAATGGTTAGGGTAGGCATGAGGCCAAATGAGGTGACATTTCTAGCCATTTTGACAGCCTGCTGCCACTGTGGCTTGGTCAATGAAGGGCGTCAGTACTTTAATTGGATGAAAGGTCAGCAATATAATCTTCCTCCGAGGTTAGAACACTATGGATGCATGGTGGACTTACTTTGTAGGGCTGGACTCTTGGATGAGGCGTTGGAATTGACAAAGGCTATGCCCATGTCACCTGATGTTCGGATAATGGGAGCTCTTCTTAGTGCTTGCAAGGAAAATGGGAATACGGAACTCCCCCAAGAAATATTAGACCGGTTTGTAGAGTTAGACTCTCATGATAGTGGCGTTTATGTGCTGCTTTCTAATATACATGCTATCAATCAAAGATGGGATGATGTCACGAGAATAAGGAGATTGATGAAGGAGAAAGGTATTAAAAAACCCCCAGGGTCAACTGTTATAGAGTTGGATGGCAAGGCTCATGAGTTTATCGTTGGAGATACAAGACATCCTCAGGACAAGCGCATTcgtttattgttaaaaatcctATCAGATCAAATCTTTCTTGAAGAGCATCGTGAACACTCATTCTTCATACAATCACACTTCTGTG AAGTATCAAGGGAAACTGAGGCTGCGATCATGGTCTAA
- the LOC133678205 gene encoding pentatricopeptide repeat-containing protein At4g38010 isoform X3, translating into MSKIKHSLKRVLLDSIQRCKKLITFKKIHAQLITSGVVSNDFVVNRVVEFFAKDPNFVDYACDFLSEYDWKVSSFPFNALVSGYAIGDRPKTAFLVYRRIVKDGFLPDMFTFPAVLKSCAKFVGIGEGRQVHGVIIKMGFVCNIYVENSLVHFYSVCKSFGDASRVFDEMLVRDVVSWTGVISGYVRAGLFDEAVGLFLRMDVEPNAATFVSVLVACGRKGYLSVGKGIHGLSFKSAFGVGLEVSNALMDMYVKCGCLPGAKQVFDELAEKDIVSWTSIISGLVQCNCPKEALKLFQDMQSSGIEPDAIILTSVLSACARLGALDYGRWVHEHIDRKAIKWDIQIGTAMVDMYAKCGCIEMSMQIFNGMPHKNVLTWNALLNGLAMHGHAYKVLGLFEEMVRVGMRPNEVTFLAILTACCHCGLVNEGRQYFNWMKGQQYNLPPRLEHYGCMVDLLCRAGLLDEALELTKAMPMSPDVRIMGALLSACKENGNTELPQEILDRFVELDSHDSGVYVLLSNIHAINQRWDDVTRIRRLMKEKGIKKPPGSTVIELDGKAHEFIVGDTRHPQDKRIRLLLKILSDQIFLEEHREHSFFIQSHFCA; encoded by the exons ATGAGCAAGATTAAGCATTCTCTGAAACGGGTTCTTTTAGACAGCATTCAGAGATGCAAAAAGTTGATAACTTTCAAGAAAATCCATGCACAGTTGATAACATCAGGGGTTGTTTCTAATGACTTTGTTGTCAACAGGGTTGTTGAGTTCTTTGCAAAAGATCCTAACTTTGTTGATTATGCATGTGATTTTTTGAGTGAATATGATTGGAAAGTTAGCTCATTTCCATTTAATGCCTTGGTTTCTGGTTACGCTATTGGTGATAGGCCCAAGACTGCATTCTTGGTTTATAGAAGGATAGTGAAAGATGGGTTTTTGCCTGATATGTTTACTTTCCCTGCTGTATTGAAATCATGTGCTAAGTTTGTGGGGATTGGTGAGGGTAGGCAGGTTCATGGGGTGATTATTAAGATGGGTTTTGTATGTAATATCTATGTTGAAAATTCTCTTGTTCATTTTTACAGTGTTTGTAAGAGTTTTGGTGATGCTAGCAgagtgtttgatgaaatgcttGTGAGAGATGTGGTTTCTTGGACTGGTGTTATATCAGGGTATGTGAGAGCAGGCTTGTTTGATGAGGCTGTGGGTTTGTTTTTGAGGATGGATGTTGAGCCAAATGCTGCAACTTTTGTTAGTGTATTAGTTGCCTGTGGGAGAAAGGGGTATTTGAGTGTAGGGAAGGGGATTCATGGGTTGAGTTTCAAGAGTGCGTTTGGGGTAGGTTTGGAGGTTAGCAATGCTCTCATGGATATGTATGTGAAGTGTGGGTGTTTGCCTGGAGCAAAACAAGTATTTGATGAGCTTGCTGAGAAGGACATTGTTTCCTGGACCAGTATTATAAGTGGATTGGTGCAATGCAATTGTCCCAAGGAGGCTTTGAAGTTGTTTCAGGATATGCAAAGCTCTGGTATTGAGCCTGATGCGATTATACTTACCAGTGTTCTTTCAGCCTGTGCCAGGCTTGGAGCTCTTGATTATGGCAGATGGGTTCATGAGCACATCGACCGCAAGGCAATCAAATGGGATATTCAGATTGGAACTGCTATGGTTGACATGTATGCAAAGTGTGGCTGTATAGAGATGTCAATGCAGATCTTTAATGGAATGCCTCATAAGAATGTTTTGACATGGAATGCATTGCTAAATGGCTTGGCTATGCACGGGCATGCCTACAAGGTACTTGGACTTTTCGAAGAAATGGTTAGGGTAGGCATGAGGCCAAATGAGGTGACATTTCTAGCCATTTTGACAGCCTGCTGCCACTGTGGCTTGGTCAATGAAGGGCGTCAGTACTTTAATTGGATGAAAGGTCAGCAATATAATCTTCCTCCGAGGTTAGAACACTATGGATGCATGGTGGACTTACTTTGTAGGGCTGGACTCTTGGATGAGGCGTTGGAATTGACAAAGGCTATGCCCATGTCACCTGATGTTCGGATAATGGGAGCTCTTCTTAGTGCTTGCAAGGAAAATGGGAATACGGAACTCCCCCAAGAAATATTAGACCGGTTTGTAGAGTTAGACTCTCATGATAGTGGCGTTTATGTGCTGCTTTCTAATATACATGCTATCAATCAAAGATGGGATGATGTCACGAGAATAAGGAGATTGATGAAGGAGAAAGGTATTAAAAAACCCCCAGGGTCAACTGTTATAGAGTTGGATGGCAAGGCTCATGAGTTTATCGTTGGAGATACAAGACATCCTCAGGACAAGCGCATTcgtttattgttaaaaatcctATCAGATCAAATCTTTCTTGAAGAGCATCGTGAACACTCATTCTTCATACAATCACACTTCTGTG CTTGA
- the LOC133678205 gene encoding pentatricopeptide repeat-containing protein At4g38010 isoform X2, which yields MSKIKHSLKRVLLDSIQRCKKLITFKKIHAQLITSGVVSNDFVVNRVVEFFAKDPNFVDYACDFLSEYDWKVSSFPFNALVSGYAIGDRPKTAFLVYRRIVKDGFLPDMFTFPAVLKSCAKFVGIGEGRQVHGVIIKMGFVCNIYVENSLVHFYSVCKSFGDASRVFDEMLVRDVVSWTGVISGYVRAGLFDEAVGLFLRMDVEPNAATFVSVLVACGRKGYLSVGKGIHGLSFKSAFGVGLEVSNALMDMYVKCGCLPGAKQVFDELAEKDIVSWTSIISGLVQCNCPKEALKLFQDMQSSGIEPDAIILTSVLSACARLGALDYGRWVHEHIDRKAIKWDIQIGTAMVDMYAKCGCIEMSMQIFNGMPHKNVLTWNALLNGLAMHGHAYKVLGLFEEMVRVGMRPNEVTFLAILTACCHCGLVNEGRQYFNWMKGQQYNLPPRLEHYGCMVDLLCRAGLLDEALELTKAMPMSPDVRIMGALLSACKENGNTELPQEILDRFVELDSHDSGVYVLLSNIHAINQRWDDVTRIRRLMKEKGIKKPPGSTVIELDGKAHEFIVGDTRHPQDKRIRLLLKILSDQIFLEEHREHSFFIQSHFCAA from the exons ATGAGCAAGATTAAGCATTCTCTGAAACGGGTTCTTTTAGACAGCATTCAGAGATGCAAAAAGTTGATAACTTTCAAGAAAATCCATGCACAGTTGATAACATCAGGGGTTGTTTCTAATGACTTTGTTGTCAACAGGGTTGTTGAGTTCTTTGCAAAAGATCCTAACTTTGTTGATTATGCATGTGATTTTTTGAGTGAATATGATTGGAAAGTTAGCTCATTTCCATTTAATGCCTTGGTTTCTGGTTACGCTATTGGTGATAGGCCCAAGACTGCATTCTTGGTTTATAGAAGGATAGTGAAAGATGGGTTTTTGCCTGATATGTTTACTTTCCCTGCTGTATTGAAATCATGTGCTAAGTTTGTGGGGATTGGTGAGGGTAGGCAGGTTCATGGGGTGATTATTAAGATGGGTTTTGTATGTAATATCTATGTTGAAAATTCTCTTGTTCATTTTTACAGTGTTTGTAAGAGTTTTGGTGATGCTAGCAgagtgtttgatgaaatgcttGTGAGAGATGTGGTTTCTTGGACTGGTGTTATATCAGGGTATGTGAGAGCAGGCTTGTTTGATGAGGCTGTGGGTTTGTTTTTGAGGATGGATGTTGAGCCAAATGCTGCAACTTTTGTTAGTGTATTAGTTGCCTGTGGGAGAAAGGGGTATTTGAGTGTAGGGAAGGGGATTCATGGGTTGAGTTTCAAGAGTGCGTTTGGGGTAGGTTTGGAGGTTAGCAATGCTCTCATGGATATGTATGTGAAGTGTGGGTGTTTGCCTGGAGCAAAACAAGTATTTGATGAGCTTGCTGAGAAGGACATTGTTTCCTGGACCAGTATTATAAGTGGATTGGTGCAATGCAATTGTCCCAAGGAGGCTTTGAAGTTGTTTCAGGATATGCAAAGCTCTGGTATTGAGCCTGATGCGATTATACTTACCAGTGTTCTTTCAGCCTGTGCCAGGCTTGGAGCTCTTGATTATGGCAGATGGGTTCATGAGCACATCGACCGCAAGGCAATCAAATGGGATATTCAGATTGGAACTGCTATGGTTGACATGTATGCAAAGTGTGGCTGTATAGAGATGTCAATGCAGATCTTTAATGGAATGCCTCATAAGAATGTTTTGACATGGAATGCATTGCTAAATGGCTTGGCTATGCACGGGCATGCCTACAAGGTACTTGGACTTTTCGAAGAAATGGTTAGGGTAGGCATGAGGCCAAATGAGGTGACATTTCTAGCCATTTTGACAGCCTGCTGCCACTGTGGCTTGGTCAATGAAGGGCGTCAGTACTTTAATTGGATGAAAGGTCAGCAATATAATCTTCCTCCGAGGTTAGAACACTATGGATGCATGGTGGACTTACTTTGTAGGGCTGGACTCTTGGATGAGGCGTTGGAATTGACAAAGGCTATGCCCATGTCACCTGATGTTCGGATAATGGGAGCTCTTCTTAGTGCTTGCAAGGAAAATGGGAATACGGAACTCCCCCAAGAAATATTAGACCGGTTTGTAGAGTTAGACTCTCATGATAGTGGCGTTTATGTGCTGCTTTCTAATATACATGCTATCAATCAAAGATGGGATGATGTCACGAGAATAAGGAGATTGATGAAGGAGAAAGGTATTAAAAAACCCCCAGGGTCAACTGTTATAGAGTTGGATGGCAAGGCTCATGAGTTTATCGTTGGAGATACAAGACATCCTCAGGACAAGCGCATTcgtttattgttaaaaatcctATCAGATCAAATCTTTCTTGAAGAGCATCGTGAACACTCATTCTTCATACAATCACACTTCTGTG CAGCTTGA